A genomic region of Polypterus senegalus isolate Bchr_013 chromosome 17, ASM1683550v1, whole genome shotgun sequence contains the following coding sequences:
- the LOC120517172 gene encoding WAS/WASL-interacting protein family member 2-like translates to MPIPPPPPPPAPSGPPPPPTFSQANTEPPRLNRDEQKGRGALLNDICKGAKLKKVTGVNDRSAPVLEKPKGGGGGDRSAGGGGGSSNYGSSSGGLQPMGGLFSGGVPKLRSVSDGKPALVPPSSRAAAPKPPVLSSSSSSSRAYNDADSNSSRSSPPELPRSHRPSLPDLSRPNSAASSSGGMKHSSSAPPPPPPANRRANAPPVPPASSKGPSYNREKPLPPTPGQRGPSVRDGPPAPPPPIKPPPSPLNSARPTPTGSSSSSLAPPPPPYRQPPTAPNGPSSPINEAAPELPKRNNSLHRKAPGSGSTPVPVRAHAPPPPPSPQGARPPPPAREPPGRNPAPPAPPPSVRSSGREAPPPPPPYRMHAASEAPSRGKPPPPPSRNPAGPPPPPPIRNGHTTVSKTYIDDFESKYSFHPLEDFPPPEEYKNFAKTYPSKTNRVVRGAPPLPPVGR, encoded by the exons ATGCCCATTCCTCCTCCCCCACCTCCACCGGCCCCTTCTGGACCTCCCCCACCCCCGACATTTAGTCAG gCCAATACCGAACCTCCAAGGCTGAATCGCGATGAACAGAAGGGGCGAGGAGCATTGCTGAATGATATCTGTAAAGGGGCCAAGTTAAAGAAGGTGACAGGTGTCAATGACCGAAGTGCACCTGTTCTAGAAA AGCCAAAAGGTGGTGGAGGAGGAGACAGAAGTGCAGGTGGAGGGGGTGGCAGTAGCAATTATGGCTCTAGTTCTGGGGGCCTACAGCCAATGGGAGGCCTCTTTTCAGGTGGAGTGCCCAAACTACGATCTGTGTCAG ATGGAAAACCTGCTTTGGTTCCCCCTAGCTCCAGAGCAGCGGCCCCAAAACCACCTGTCTTGTCCTCTTCAAGCTCCAGCAGTCGAGCCTACAATGATGCGGACTCCAATTCAAGCCGGAGTTCTCCTCCTGAACTTCCTCGTTCTCACAGACCTTCCTTACCAGATCTGTCTCGGCCAAATAGTGCTGCCAGCTCTTCTGGAGGAATGAAACATAGCTCATCTGCTCCACCACCCCCTCCCCCGGCTAATCGACGTGCAAATGCTCCCCCAGTCCCACCTGCAAGTAGCAAGGGACCATCCTACAATCGTGAAAAGCCATTGCCTCCAACTCCGGGTCAGAGGGGCCCATCAGTCCGTGATGGTCCTCCAGCTCCCCCACCACCAATTAAACCCCCTCCTTCTCCTCTCAACTCTGCTAGGCCAACCCCAACAGGGAGCAGCAGTTCATCACTTGCACCCCCACCTCCACCATATCGACAGCCTCCCACTGCCCCCAATGGTCCTTCTAGCCCTATCAATGAGGCAGCACCTGAACTTCCTAAAAGAAACAACTCGCTACACAGAAAAGCTCCTGGCAGTGGGTCGACACCAGTGCCCGTACGTGCCCATGCTccgcctcctcctccttctccacaAGGGGCTAGGCCGCCTCCCCCTGCAAGAGAACCCCCAGGTCgaaatccag CTCCTCCAGCTCCACCTCCATCCGTGCGCAGCTCAGGCCGAGAGGCGCCTCCACCGCCACCACCCTACCGGATGCATGCAGCTTCAGAAGCTCCCAGTCGAGGgaagcctcctcctcctccatctcgCAACCCTGCTGgacctcctccccctccaccaaTCCGAAATGGCCACACCACAGTCTCCAAAACATACATAG ATGACTTTGAATCAAAATATTCCTTCCATCCCTTGGAAGACTTCCCACCACCAGAAGAATACAAAAACTTTGCAAAGACCTACCCCAGCAAGACCAATAGAG